A window of the Agrococcus jejuensis genome harbors these coding sequences:
- a CDS encoding MarR family winged helix-turn-helix transcriptional regulator codes for MPRSLVLSNDLRIAVARLSRRLRRSVADETLGFPHMSALGTMQKCGPITLQELSTKERVTPPSMLRTVQGLVDHGYVDRVPHETDGRKQLLVITDDGQQMIDETRRRRNAWLAARLDALTADERATLQQAAQIMERIAEADA; via the coding sequence ATGCCTCGATCCCTCGTCCTCTCCAACGACCTCCGCATCGCCGTCGCGCGCCTCTCGCGCCGCCTCCGCCGCTCCGTCGCCGACGAGACGCTCGGCTTCCCGCACATGTCGGCGCTCGGCACGATGCAGAAGTGCGGCCCCATCACGCTGCAGGAGCTCTCGACGAAGGAGCGCGTGACGCCACCGAGCATGCTCCGCACGGTGCAGGGGCTCGTCGACCACGGCTACGTCGACCGCGTGCCGCACGAGACCGACGGCCGCAAGCAGCTGCTCGTCATCACCGACGACGGCCAGCAGATGATCGACGAGACGCGCCGCCGCCGCAACGCGTGGCTCGCCGCCCGCCTCGACGCCCTCACCGCCGACGAGCGCGCCACGCTGCAGCAGGCCGCCCAGATCATGGAGCGCATCGCCGAGGCCGACGCATGA
- a CDS encoding MFS transporter: MMFRSLKLFNYRTWFVGALISNVGAWMQATAISWITLTELTDQDATSVGVTMALQFGPQLLLVPLSGLVADRFPKRNVLFVTQSMLGILSLMLGVLAVTGVLELWMVWTFAALFGSTQAFDNPARQAFVSEIVGQDHLSNAVALNSASFHGARLAGPAVAGLSIALIGAGPVFLLNALTFVAMIVALARLRRDELQPAPRGARGFGDIVQGMKYVGRRHDIVVVMVMAFTLGTFGLNFPIFISTMTVEFGADADTFGLLSSSMAIGSVTGALLAARSERPRWTLVIGGLGAFALACTVLAWVPNLWLFAVGLALAGFTAQLFMTNANSTVQLSTAPEMRGRVMALYSAVFLGGTPIGAPIVGWVADAYGPRWAIMVAVATALVAFAIGAAWWSRQRRADRMSRTGTLRLTELTEELQTTKS, from the coding sequence ATGATGTTCCGCTCGCTCAAGCTCTTCAACTACCGCACCTGGTTCGTCGGCGCCCTCATCTCGAACGTGGGCGCCTGGATGCAGGCGACCGCGATCTCGTGGATCACGCTCACCGAGCTCACCGACCAGGACGCGACGTCGGTCGGCGTCACGATGGCGCTGCAGTTCGGCCCGCAGCTGCTGCTCGTGCCGCTCTCGGGGCTCGTCGCCGACCGCTTCCCCAAGCGCAACGTGCTGTTCGTGACGCAGTCGATGCTGGGCATCCTGTCGCTCATGCTCGGCGTGCTCGCCGTCACGGGCGTGCTCGAGCTGTGGATGGTGTGGACGTTCGCGGCGCTGTTCGGCTCGACGCAGGCGTTCGACAACCCCGCGCGCCAGGCGTTCGTGTCGGAGATCGTCGGCCAGGACCACCTCTCGAACGCCGTCGCGCTGAACTCGGCGTCGTTCCACGGCGCGCGCCTCGCGGGCCCCGCCGTCGCCGGCCTGTCGATCGCGCTCATCGGCGCCGGCCCGGTCTTCCTGCTCAACGCGCTGACGTTCGTCGCGATGATCGTCGCCCTCGCGAGGCTGCGGCGCGACGAGCTGCAGCCCGCGCCGCGCGGCGCCCGCGGGTTCGGCGACATCGTGCAGGGCATGAAGTACGTCGGCAGGCGGCACGACATCGTCGTCGTGATGGTCATGGCGTTCACGCTCGGCACGTTCGGCCTGAACTTCCCCATCTTCATCTCCACCATGACCGTCGAGTTCGGCGCCGACGCCGACACGTTCGGCCTGCTGTCGTCATCGATGGCGATCGGCTCGGTCACGGGCGCGCTGCTCGCCGCCCGCTCCGAGCGACCACGGTGGACGCTCGTGATCGGCGGCCTCGGCGCCTTCGCCCTCGCATGCACCGTGCTCGCCTGGGTGCCGAACCTCTGGCTCTTCGCCGTCGGCCTCGCCCTCGCGGGCTTCACGGCGCAGCTGTTCATGACGAACGCCAACTCGACGGTGCAGCTGTCGACGGCCCCCGAGATGCGCGGCCGCGTCATGGCCCTCTACTCGGCGGTGTTCCTCGGCGGCACGCCCATCGGCGCCCCGATCGTCGGCTGGGTGGCGGATGCGTACGGCCCCCGCTGGGCGATCATGGTCGCCGTCGCCACCGCGCTCGTCGCGTTCGCGATCGGCGCCGCGTGGTGGTCGCGCCAGCGCCGCGCCGACCGCATGAGCCGCACGGGCACGCTCCGCCTCACGGAGCTCACCGAGGAGCTGCAGACGACGAAGTCGTAG
- a CDS encoding nitroreductase family protein: protein MTIVDRTAPTDHAILDVLQERWSPRAYEPVVIDEALLSKALEAARWSPSAYNAQPWRFVVARRGTEAFDQVVAALAEFNQLWAPNASVLIVAIAEVANEEGRANPTAVYDLGQAVAHLTIQAHADGLVVHQMSGFDAAAAAQSFGLEDRLQPVTVVALGSLGDAAALDAMLREREHAPRARKPLSEIVLGS, encoded by the coding sequence ATGACCATCGTCGACCGCACCGCCCCCACCGACCACGCCATCCTCGACGTGCTGCAGGAGCGCTGGAGCCCCCGCGCCTACGAGCCCGTCGTCATCGACGAGGCCCTGCTCTCGAAGGCGCTCGAGGCCGCACGCTGGAGCCCCTCCGCGTACAACGCGCAGCCGTGGCGCTTCGTCGTCGCGCGCCGCGGCACCGAGGCGTTCGACCAGGTCGTCGCCGCACTCGCCGAGTTCAACCAGCTCTGGGCGCCCAACGCCTCCGTGCTCATCGTCGCGATCGCCGAGGTCGCCAACGAGGAGGGCCGCGCGAACCCGACCGCCGTCTACGACCTCGGCCAGGCCGTCGCGCACCTCACGATCCAGGCGCACGCCGACGGCCTCGTCGTGCACCAGATGTCGGGCTTCGACGCAGCAGCGGCGGCGCAGTCGTTCGGCCTCGAGGACCGCCTGCAGCCCGTGACGGTCGTCGCGCTCGGCTCGCTCGGCGACGCCGCCGCGCTCGACGCGATGCTGCGCGAGCGCGAGCACGCCCCGCGCGCCCGCAAGCCGCTGTCGGAGATCGTGCTCGGCTCCTGA
- a CDS encoding glutathione S-transferase family protein, translating into MPSDYVAPGQEYTRDTAYIESRITADGADGWRVEPDRYRLIVARACPWANRMLIVRRLLGLEDALSVGMCGPTHDERSWTFDLDPGGVDPVLGIERIQDAYFARVPDYPKGITVPAIVDIPSGAVVTNDFAQMSLDLSTEWRPFHREGAPDLLPAAQREEMDAVMRRVYTEVNNGVYRCGFAGSQAAYDDAYDRLWTALDWLEERLATRRFLMGDAITEADVRLFTTLARFDPVYHGHFKANRQRLTEMPALWGYARDLFQTPGFGDTIDFAQIKEHYYVVHEDVNPSGIVPKGPALDGWLEPHDREALSTGGSPFGDGTPPPPPRDAELVPQHATPLPGGVAPVR; encoded by the coding sequence ATGCCCTCCGACTACGTGGCCCCCGGCCAGGAGTACACGCGCGACACCGCGTACATCGAGTCGCGCATCACCGCCGACGGCGCCGACGGCTGGCGCGTCGAGCCCGACCGCTACCGGCTGATCGTCGCGCGCGCGTGCCCGTGGGCGAACCGCATGCTCATCGTGCGCCGCCTGCTCGGGCTCGAGGATGCGCTGTCGGTCGGCATGTGCGGGCCGACGCACGACGAGCGGTCGTGGACGTTCGACCTCGATCCCGGCGGCGTCGACCCCGTGCTCGGCATCGAGCGCATCCAGGATGCGTACTTCGCGCGCGTGCCCGACTACCCGAAGGGCATCACGGTGCCGGCGATCGTCGACATCCCCTCGGGTGCGGTCGTCACGAACGACTTCGCGCAGATGAGCCTCGACCTGTCGACCGAGTGGCGGCCGTTCCACCGCGAGGGCGCGCCCGACCTGCTGCCCGCGGCGCAGCGGGAGGAGATGGATGCGGTCATGCGCCGCGTCTACACCGAGGTGAACAACGGCGTGTACCGCTGCGGGTTCGCAGGATCGCAGGCGGCGTACGACGACGCGTACGACCGGCTGTGGACGGCGCTCGACTGGCTCGAGGAGCGCCTCGCGACCCGCCGGTTCCTCATGGGCGACGCCATCACCGAGGCCGACGTGCGCCTCTTCACGACGCTCGCGCGCTTCGATCCCGTCTACCACGGCCACTTCAAGGCGAATCGGCAGAGGCTCACCGAGATGCCGGCGTTGTGGGGCTACGCGCGCGACCTGTTCCAGACGCCCGGATTCGGCGACACGATCGACTTCGCGCAGATCAAGGAGCACTACTACGTCGTGCACGAGGACGTGAACCCGTCGGGCATCGTGCCGAAGGGTCCCGCGCTCGACGGCTGGCTCGAGCCGCACGACCGCGAGGCGCTGTCGACGGGCGGGTCGCCGTTCGGCGACGGCACGCCTCCCCCGCCGCCGCGCGACGCCGAGCTCGTGCCGCAGCACGCGACGCCGCTGCCCGGCGGGGTGGCTCCGGTTCGCTGA
- a CDS encoding LLM class flavin-dependent oxidoreductase, which produces MVAVALIVPPDQPPEAYRDVALAADAAGLDELWVWEDCFAESGVAAAAAALAWTPRIRVGIGLMPVPLRTVALEAMEVATLARLFPGRLLPGFGHGVLDWMGQAGVRAQSPLTLLREHVDALRPLLAGEEVSRDGRYVQLDAVQLRWPPADVPPLLVGAIRERTLALAGELGDGVILTEGADVDAARERIATVREAWDAAGRDGVPAAVVFLSVPVDASAETIAAQIRALADVGATSVAVCLVDEVGGPPIGDARLLAAVDTVAAARALVRG; this is translated from the coding sequence ATGGTTGCCGTCGCCCTCATCGTCCCGCCCGATCAGCCGCCCGAGGCCTACCGCGACGTGGCGCTCGCCGCCGATGCCGCGGGCCTCGACGAGCTGTGGGTGTGGGAGGACTGCTTCGCCGAGTCGGGCGTGGCCGCCGCGGCGGCAGCGCTCGCCTGGACCCCGCGCATCCGCGTCGGCATCGGCCTCATGCCCGTGCCGCTGCGCACCGTCGCGCTCGAGGCCATGGAGGTCGCGACGCTCGCGCGGCTCTTCCCCGGGCGGTTGCTGCCGGGCTTCGGGCACGGCGTGCTCGACTGGATGGGGCAGGCGGGCGTGCGCGCGCAGTCGCCGCTCACGCTGCTGCGCGAGCACGTCGACGCGTTGCGGCCGCTGCTCGCGGGCGAGGAGGTGTCGCGCGACGGCCGCTACGTGCAGCTCGACGCCGTGCAGCTGCGCTGGCCGCCCGCCGACGTCCCGCCGCTGCTCGTCGGCGCGATCCGCGAGCGCACGCTCGCGCTCGCGGGCGAGCTCGGCGACGGCGTGATCCTCACCGAGGGCGCCGACGTCGATGCGGCGCGCGAGCGCATCGCGACCGTGCGCGAGGCGTGGGATGCGGCCGGCCGCGATGGCGTGCCCGCTGCGGTCGTCTTCCTGTCGGTGCCTGTCGACGCGTCGGCCGAGACGATCGCGGCGCAGATCCGCGCGCTCGCCGACGTCGGGGCGACGAGCGTCGCGGTGTGCCTCGTCGACGAGGTCGGAGGCCCGCCGATCGGCGACGCGCGCCTGCTCGCCGCGGTCGACACCGTCGCGGCGGCCCGCGCGCTCGTACGCGGCTGA
- a CDS encoding phosphotransferase, translating into MESRLAEHVLLEEALGRPGRLISRDPFGAGVIAGFEVDDDGTSLTYFVDTSGESVPEETGLVLKQGDALQARVWLHPADPRLPTLPVAAFGESAARLLERFGIAGTFESEIVAYRPGKRAVLRLRGAESEHFLKIVPPGVTEHIAGLHSALAKAGVPVPRIPRWAPQGCMLIEQAKGLAGPKAALTLAPDALLQAVDVVRLGLERAEITGAARPALASRIDWYAARLAQASPERAGLAMALRDAVHARRRDVTLPVVVHGDLHLGQLFFTDDVVTGLIDVDTAGVGDRDEDSAAFIGHARTSALLTAAAGRSEAALALHVLADVASERWLDGPHSRSLTAAHLMAHALSAVEQGAVDRADRMLDEAASLVSVAPRAASAG; encoded by the coding sequence ATGGAGTCGCGGCTGGCCGAGCACGTGCTGCTCGAGGAGGCGCTGGGTCGCCCCGGGCGCCTCATCTCGCGCGACCCGTTCGGCGCGGGCGTCATCGCAGGCTTCGAGGTCGACGACGACGGCACGTCGCTCACGTACTTCGTCGACACGTCGGGCGAGTCGGTGCCCGAGGAGACGGGGCTCGTGCTGAAGCAGGGCGACGCGTTGCAGGCGCGCGTCTGGCTGCATCCCGCCGATCCGCGACTGCCGACCCTGCCGGTCGCCGCGTTCGGCGAGTCGGCCGCGCGACTGCTCGAGCGCTTCGGCATCGCCGGCACGTTCGAGTCCGAGATCGTCGCGTACCGGCCGGGCAAGCGCGCCGTGCTGCGGCTGCGCGGCGCCGAGTCGGAGCACTTCCTGAAGATCGTGCCGCCCGGCGTCACCGAGCACATCGCCGGCCTGCACTCGGCCCTCGCGAAGGCCGGCGTGCCCGTGCCGCGCATCCCCCGTTGGGCGCCGCAGGGCTGCATGCTCATCGAGCAGGCCAAGGGGCTCGCGGGGCCGAAGGCTGCGCTGACGCTCGCGCCGGATGCGCTGCTGCAGGCCGTCGACGTCGTGCGACTGGGGCTCGAGCGCGCCGAGATCACGGGTGCCGCCCGGCCGGCGCTCGCGTCGCGCATCGACTGGTACGCCGCGCGGCTCGCGCAGGCGTCGCCCGAGCGCGCGGGTCTCGCGATGGCGCTGCGCGACGCCGTGCACGCGCGCCGCCGCGACGTGACGCTGCCGGTCGTCGTGCACGGCGACCTGCACCTCGGCCAGCTGTTCTTCACCGACGACGTCGTGACGGGGCTCATCGATGTCGACACCGCCGGCGTGGGCGACCGCGACGAGGACTCCGCCGCGTTCATCGGCCACGCCCGCACGAGCGCGCTGCTCACCGCGGCCGCCGGCCGGTCGGAGGCGGCGCTCGCGCTGCACGTGCTCGCCGACGTCGCATCCGAGCGCTGGCTCGACGGCCCGCACTCGCGCTCGCTCACGGCCGCGCACCTCATGGCGCATGCCCTGTCGGCGGTCGAGCAGGGCGCCGTCGACCGCGCCGACCGGATGCTCGACGAGGCCGCGTCGCTCGTGAGCGTCGCGCCGAGGGCGGCGAGCGCGGGCTGA
- a CDS encoding alcohol dehydrogenase catalytic domain-containing protein — translation MRRVRAAVLERADAPRPFATSRPVVVAELELSDPGPGEVLVRMEAAGVCHSDLSRLTGVRAVAVPLVLGHEGCGIVEAVGPGVGRVAVGDRVTATFMPRCGACSACTGRRWRLCERGLVANAAGALLSGERRFRRDGVPIDHHSGVSAFAERIVTSEHSLVRIPHAVPADVGALLGCAVLTGGGAVANAGRLERGESVAIVGLGGVGMAAALMAEALGAGSITAIDANVARLDVARGMGATDALTPDEAAARGARFDLVVECVGNAAALSTAVAATDVGGRTVAVGLPRPGTEVAVDALALVTEARTLVGSYMGSGDPDADIARAAAMVLDGTLRIDRLITGHVALDDLPEAMDRLDRGEAIRQIVRFPEP, via the coding sequence GTGAGGCGCGTGCGCGCCGCAGTGCTCGAGCGGGCGGATGCGCCGCGACCGTTCGCGACGAGCCGGCCGGTCGTCGTGGCCGAGCTCGAGCTCTCCGATCCGGGGCCCGGCGAGGTGCTCGTGCGCATGGAGGCGGCGGGCGTCTGCCACTCCGACCTCTCGCGGCTCACGGGCGTGCGCGCCGTGGCGGTGCCGCTCGTGCTGGGGCACGAGGGATGCGGCATCGTCGAGGCCGTCGGGCCGGGGGTCGGGCGAGTGGCGGTCGGCGACCGCGTCACCGCCACGTTCATGCCGCGGTGCGGCGCATGCTCGGCCTGCACGGGCCGCCGGTGGCGGCTGTGCGAGCGCGGACTCGTCGCCAACGCGGCGGGCGCGCTGCTGAGCGGCGAGCGCCGCTTCCGCCGCGACGGGGTGCCGATCGATCACCACAGCGGCGTCTCGGCGTTCGCCGAGCGCATCGTGACGAGCGAGCACAGCCTCGTGCGCATCCCGCATGCCGTGCCCGCCGACGTGGGCGCGCTGCTCGGCTGCGCCGTGCTCACGGGCGGCGGGGCGGTCGCGAACGCCGGGCGACTCGAGCGCGGGGAGTCGGTGGCGATCGTGGGCCTCGGCGGCGTGGGCATGGCGGCGGCGCTCATGGCCGAGGCGCTCGGCGCCGGCTCGATCACGGCGATCGACGCGAACGTCGCCCGACTCGACGTGGCGAGGGGGATGGGCGCGACGGATGCGCTGACGCCCGACGAGGCAGCGGCTCGCGGGGCGCGGTTCGACCTCGTGGTCGAGTGCGTCGGCAACGCCGCGGCGCTGTCGACGGCCGTCGCGGCGACCGACGTCGGCGGCCGCACGGTCGCCGTGGGCCTGCCGCGGCCCGGCACGGAGGTCGCGGTCGATGCGCTGGCGCTCGTGACCGAGGCGCGCACGCTCGTCGGCTCGTACATGGGCTCGGGCGACCCCGACGCCGACATCGCCCGCGCCGCCGCGATGGTGCTCGACGGCACGCTGCGCATCGACCGCCTCATCACGGGCCACGTCGCCCTCGACGACCTCCCCGAGGCGATGGACCGCCTCGACCGCGGCGAGGCCATCCGCCAGATCGTGCGCTTCCCCGAGCCCTGA
- a CDS encoding MFS transporter — protein sequence MSATIDPSTMSDNPSGRGLSPRGVMVASVVGNTLEFYDFLVYGTIAALVFPVLFFPQGGDPAIGLLLSLSTFAVGFFARPVGAAVFGHLGDRIGRRRALMATLVIMGVATIVIGCLPVFGQVGVVAPILLVVMRLVQGFAVGGEWGGAVLMISESGHPRNAGRGTSFVQLGSPFGLLLANGAVLLTVTATTDEQFLEWGWRLPFIASAVLLVVGIYIRLRLEETPVFKQLEEAGKVAKVPVADVFRHQWRRLLLGMGATAVVFSGYYVFTIISVTYLGRIGADTSIVLTGLVVGSALSIPVILCTGRLSDRIGRRPLYWVGAIATAIWGFAFFPLLDTGSAPLIVMAVSIGILTWAIMYGVQGAFLPELFPQQLRYTGSSLAFQLTSALGGLVPVVCIALLTTFGTTVAIGAFVAVTALVSGVAAWLAPETAPAKVEARASSAQGGAAA from the coding sequence ATGAGCGCGACGATCGATCCCAGCACGATGTCCGACAATCCATCGGGCAGAGGCCTCTCGCCACGCGGCGTCATGGTGGCGAGCGTCGTCGGCAACACGCTCGAGTTCTACGACTTCCTCGTCTACGGCACCATCGCGGCGCTCGTCTTCCCCGTGCTGTTCTTCCCACAGGGCGGCGACCCGGCCATCGGCCTGCTGCTGTCGCTGTCGACCTTCGCGGTCGGCTTCTTCGCCCGCCCCGTCGGCGCCGCCGTCTTCGGTCACCTCGGCGACCGCATCGGTCGCCGACGCGCGCTCATGGCGACGCTCGTCATCATGGGCGTCGCGACCATCGTCATCGGCTGCCTGCCCGTCTTCGGACAGGTCGGCGTGGTCGCGCCCATCCTGCTCGTGGTCATGCGCCTCGTGCAGGGCTTCGCCGTCGGCGGCGAGTGGGGCGGCGCCGTGCTGATGATCTCGGAGTCGGGCCACCCGCGGAACGCGGGCCGCGGCACGAGCTTCGTGCAGCTCGGCTCGCCGTTCGGCCTGCTGCTCGCCAACGGCGCCGTGCTGCTCACCGTCACCGCGACGACCGACGAGCAGTTCCTCGAGTGGGGCTGGCGCCTGCCGTTCATCGCCTCCGCCGTGCTGCTCGTCGTCGGCATCTACATCCGCCTGCGTCTCGAGGAGACGCCGGTGTTCAAGCAGCTCGAGGAGGCCGGCAAGGTCGCGAAGGTGCCGGTCGCCGACGTGTTCCGCCACCAGTGGCGCCGCCTGCTGCTGGGCATGGGGGCGACGGCCGTCGTGTTCTCGGGCTACTACGTCTTCACGATCATCTCGGTGACGTACCTCGGCCGCATCGGCGCCGATACGTCGATCGTGCTCACGGGCCTCGTCGTCGGCAGCGCGCTGTCGATCCCCGTCATCCTGTGCACGGGTCGGCTCTCGGATCGCATCGGCCGCCGCCCGCTGTACTGGGTGGGCGCGATCGCGACGGCCATCTGGGGCTTCGCGTTCTTCCCGCTGCTCGACACCGGCTCGGCGCCGCTCATCGTCATGGCGGTCTCGATCGGCATCCTCACGTGGGCGATCATGTACGGCGTGCAGGGCGCGTTCCTGCCCGAGCTCTTCCCGCAGCAGCTGCGCTACACGGGCTCGTCGCTCGCGTTCCAGCTCACGAGCGCGCTCGGCGGCCTCGTGCCCGTCGTCTGCATCGCGCTGCTCACGACGTTCGGCACCACCGTCGCGATCGGTGCGTTCGTGGCCGTGACGGCGCTCGTGTCGGGCGTCGCCGCGTGGCTCGCGCCCGAGACGGCGCCTGCGAAGGTCGAGGCGCGTGCGTCCTCGGCGCAGGGAGGCGCTGCCGCGTGA
- a CDS encoding MFS transporter — protein MSTSTTTAAAPSKAKVAVAVAVGNFMEWFDFAVYGFFAVIIGQLFFPPDTSEFVAILSSLAVFAVGFFMRPLGGFILGPIGDKYGRRTALAVSILAMGIATTIIGLLPVYATVGILAPILLVLCRCIQGLSAGGEWTGSAAYLIESTPTAHRGKFGSVISATAALAIIVGSLFALLLNSILSAEDLQTWGWRVPFLMAAPLALIGLYIRMRLGETPVYKAVEAKDEKEKAPVLRAFKENWRPILLTVAIAAVQGTGFYYLATFIVNYLMTVVGIERPLALAMSATGLSVYMVLCPIAGALSDRFGRRRLNIIGTIGYVLLPIPVFMIMSGADGAFAPVVLAMILLTMTQALVSVTTVVMLVELFPASNRSSASAIGFNFALAFIAGPASYVGVWLAGTTGNPVSPAWYLVVLALIALPFIWKWLPETAGRDITADHQAERGDALGLDLGHLEDHVPGATSAQPTATTEQR, from the coding sequence GTGAGCACGAGCACGACGACGGCCGCAGCGCCGTCCAAGGCGAAGGTGGCGGTCGCGGTCGCGGTCGGCAACTTCATGGAGTGGTTCGACTTCGCCGTCTACGGCTTCTTCGCCGTCATCATCGGTCAGCTGTTCTTCCCGCCGGACACCTCGGAGTTCGTCGCGATCCTGTCGTCGCTCGCGGTCTTCGCCGTCGGCTTCTTCATGCGACCGCTCGGCGGCTTCATCCTCGGCCCCATCGGCGACAAGTACGGCCGCCGCACGGCGCTCGCCGTCTCGATCCTCGCCATGGGCATCGCCACGACGATCATCGGCCTGCTGCCGGTCTACGCGACCGTCGGCATCCTCGCGCCGATCCTGCTCGTGCTGTGCCGCTGCATCCAGGGCCTCTCGGCCGGCGGCGAGTGGACCGGCTCGGCCGCGTACCTCATCGAGTCGACGCCCACGGCGCACCGCGGCAAGTTCGGCTCGGTCATCTCGGCCACCGCCGCCCTCGCGATCATCGTCGGCAGCCTCTTCGCGCTGCTGCTCAACTCGATCCTCAGCGCGGAGGACCTGCAGACGTGGGGCTGGCGCGTGCCGTTCCTCATGGCGGCCCCGCTCGCGCTCATCGGTCTCTACATCCGCATGCGCCTCGGCGAGACGCCCGTCTACAAGGCCGTCGAGGCCAAGGACGAGAAGGAGAAGGCGCCGGTGCTGCGCGCCTTCAAGGAGAACTGGCGCCCCATCCTGCTCACCGTCGCGATCGCGGCCGTGCAGGGCACGGGCTTCTACTACCTCGCGACGTTCATCGTGAACTACCTCATGACGGTCGTCGGCATCGAGCGCCCGCTCGCCCTCGCGATGAGCGCCACGGGCCTGTCGGTCTACATGGTGCTGTGCCCGATCGCGGGCGCGCTCTCCGACCGCTTCGGCCGCCGCCGCCTCAACATCATCGGCACCATCGGCTACGTGCTGCTGCCCATCCCGGTGTTCATGATCATGTCGGGCGCCGACGGCGCGTTCGCGCCCGTCGTGCTCGCGATGATCCTGCTCACGATGACGCAGGCCCTCGTGTCGGTCACGACCGTCGTGATGCTCGTCGAGCTCTTCCCCGCCTCGAACCGCTCGAGCGCCAGCGCGATCGGCTTCAACTTCGCGCTCGCGTTCATCGCCGGCCCGGCCTCGTACGTCGGCGTGTGGCTCGCGGGCACGACGGGCAACCCCGTCTCGCCCGCCTGGTACCTCGTGGTGCTCGCGCTCATCGCGCTGCCCTTCATCTGGAAGTGGCTGCCCGAGACCGCCGGTCGCGACATCACGGCCGACCACCAGGCGGAGCGCGGCGACGCCCTCGGCCTCGACCTCGGCCACCTCGAGGACCACGTGCCCGGCGCGACGTCGGCGCAGCCCACGGCCACGACCGAGCAGCGGTAG
- a CDS encoding N-acyl homoserine lactonase family protein, which yields MTNPVSTSGANRVTIVQYGTRQGHKSEVYLNWGIYGRPDEPIGMDYFLWLIETPSGPIVVDTGFSVEGGANRSRTFLAQPVEALAALGVDAATAPEVLITHAHYDHIGNVDAFDAARVTISAAERDFWSSGMQHRAQFHHSVEDAELETLRRVESEGRLRTFDDELEIAPGVRMVRVGGHTPGQSIVLVDTADGVVALASDAIHYYEEHDDDVPFAFVADLPAMYAGFDLLHAMVADGRVQHLVSGHDPSTLDRFGRIADGPLPGLTARIG from the coding sequence ATGACGAACCCGGTGTCGACGAGCGGTGCGAACCGCGTCACGATCGTGCAGTACGGCACGCGTCAGGGCCACAAGTCGGAGGTGTACCTGAACTGGGGCATCTACGGCCGGCCCGACGAGCCGATCGGCATGGACTACTTCCTCTGGCTCATCGAGACGCCGAGCGGTCCGATCGTGGTCGACACCGGGTTCTCCGTCGAGGGCGGCGCGAACCGCTCGCGCACGTTCCTCGCGCAGCCCGTCGAGGCGCTCGCCGCCCTGGGCGTCGACGCCGCGACGGCGCCCGAGGTGCTCATCACCCACGCGCACTACGACCACATCGGCAACGTCGACGCGTTCGACGCCGCCCGCGTCACGATCTCGGCCGCCGAGCGCGACTTCTGGTCGAGCGGCATGCAGCACCGCGCGCAGTTCCACCACTCGGTCGAGGATGCGGAGCTCGAGACGCTGCGCCGCGTCGAGTCCGAGGGGCGTCTGCGCACCTTCGACGACGAGCTCGAGATCGCGCCCGGCGTGCGGATGGTGCGGGTCGGCGGGCACACCCCCGGCCAGTCCATCGTGCTCGTCGACACCGCCGACGGCGTCGTCGCGCTCGCGTCCGACGCCATCCACTACTACGAGGAGCACGACGACGACGTGCCGTTCGCGTTCGTCGCCGACCTCCCAGCGATGTACGCGGGCTTCGACCTGCTGCACGCCATGGTCGCCGACGGCCGCGTGCAGCACCTCGTGTCGGGGCACGACCCCTCGACGCTCGACCGCTTCGGCCGCATCGCCGACGGCCCGCTGCCCGGCCTCACGGCCCGCATCGGCTAA